In Erigeron canadensis isolate Cc75 chromosome 6, C_canadensis_v1, whole genome shotgun sequence, the following are encoded in one genomic region:
- the LOC122605524 gene encoding miraculin-like: MKISIYIIFVFSTFSLISGQSPVLDTDQMPLVTGPSYYIVPATSGRGGGVKLAPTTLNQTCPLDVAQENNEQLNGMPLNFLLAIPNRGGVIRETMDLNIQFTGATTCGNPAVWRIEDVNGQRVVSSSGTLGNPGAATISNWFNIVTYEDGYKIVFCPTVCDTCRPACGDVGSTIAKNGRRSLLLSSEPLKVKFKKA, encoded by the coding sequence ATGAAGATAtcaatttacataattttcgTTTTCTCTACCTTCTCACTCATTTCGGGGCAATCTCCTGTCCTCGACACTGACCAGATGCCGCTCGTAACTGGCCCCAGTTACTATATCGTGCCAGCCACGAGCGGTAGGGGTGGGGGCGTAAAGCTAGCTCCCACAACTTTAAACCAAACATGTCCACTTGACGTAGCGCAAGAAAACAATGAACAACTAAATGGGATGCCATTAAATTTCCTTCTTGCCATCCCCAATAGAGGGGGTGTCATCCGTGAGACCATGGATCTTAACATTCAGTTCACTGGTGCAACAACTTGTGGTAACCCTGCGGTTTGGCGAATTGAGGACGTGAACGGACAACGTGTTGTATCGAGCAGTGGAACGTTAGGGAACCCGGGTGCGGCTACCATAAGCAATTGGTTCAACATAGTAACTTATGAGGATGGCTATAAGATTGTGTTTTGTCCAACGGTTTGTGACACTTGTAGGCCGGCGTGTGGAGACGTTGGTTCAACTATTGCTAAAAACGGACGCAGAAGTTTGCTTTTGAGTAGTGAACCTCTTAAGGTCAAGTTCAAGAAAGCATAA
- the LOC122605694 gene encoding kunitz trypsin inhibitor 5-like, with translation MYKMKILLFLLISTVSVSLGQRSPDPVRDIDGNLVRSDTDYYILPVFRGRGGGVTLAPTRNESCPLDVVQENLEVDRGLPMKFTPVNPKKGVIRESTDLNIIFSASSICIQSNVWMLEAYEGQLIVSGHGVAGNPGRQTISNWFKIEKFDNDYKIVFCPTVCDFCKPVCGDIGVKIAENGSRRLAISDVPFKVMFKKA, from the coding sequence ATGTATAAGATGAAAATATTGTTATTTCTGCTTATCTCCACCGTCTCGGTTTCTTTAGGCCAACGGTCACCGGATCCAGTTCGTGACATAGACGGGAACCTGGTCCGGTCTGACACAGACTACTACATCTTGCCCGTCTTCCGAGGCAGGGGCGGTGGTGTAACACTAGCTCCCACAAGAAACGAGTCGTGCCCCCTCGACGTGGTCCAAGAAAACTTGGAGGTAGATCGTGGTCTACCGATGAAATTTACACCCGTGAACCCCAAGAAAGGCGTCATTCGTGAATCCACGGATCTCAACATAATATTTTCGGCTTCTTCAATCTGTATTCAGTCAAATGTATGGATGCTGGAGGCGTACGAGGGTCAACTGATTGTATCAGGTCATGGTGTGGCAGGTAACCCGGGTCGACAAACCATTAGCAACTGGTTCAAGATTGAGAAGTTTGATAATGATTACAAGATCGTGTTCTGCCCGACTGTTTGCGATTTTTGCAAGCCGGTTTGTGGAGATATTGGTGTTAAGATTGCGGAAAATGGAAGCAGACGTCTAGCTATAAGTGATGTGCCTTTCAAGGTTATGTTCAAGAAGGCATAA
- the LOC122604860 gene encoding kunitz trypsin inhibitor 5-like, producing the protein MPNNYQQKLTSTNYMTKTLMVVILLLFSTISLCLGQPSPDPVYDFDENLLQAGTEYYVLPQGMGGGLTLAARGNESCPLDVVQTNVDTDNGLPLAFIPVDLNTGDYVIWESTDLNIIFSGSSSTACADQSNVWMLDLYDRQLIITGNGVQGNPGLVTLNNWFKITKYEDGYKLAFCPEVCDHCASVCGDIGVVIAQNETRRLGISDVPLKVKFKKALI; encoded by the coding sequence ATGCCAAACAATTATCAACAAAAGCTCACTTCAACAAATTATATGACGAAAACATTAATGGTAgttattcttcttcttttctccACAATCTCTCTTTGTTTAGGCCAACCATCTCCGGATCCTGTTTACGACTTCGATGAAAACTTGCTCCAGGCGGGAACAGAATATTACGTCTTGCCACAAGGAATGGGAGGCGGCCTAACACTAGCCGCTAGAGGAAATGAATCCTGCCCACTTGACGTAGTCCAAACAAACGTTGACACAGACAATGGGCTACCATTGGCATTCATCCCAGTGGACCTCAATACAGGTGATTATGTCATTTGGGAATCCACGGATCTTAACATTATCTTCTCGGGCTCAAGCTCAACAGCCTGTGCTGATCAGTCGAACGTTTGGATGCTCGACTTGTATGATAGACAACTCATCATAACGGGTAATGGAGTGCAAGGGAACCCCGGTCTTGTAACGTTGAACAACTGGTTCAAGATAACAAAGTATGAAGATGGATACAAGCTTGCATTCTGTCCGGAAGTGTGCGACCATTGCGCCAGTGTATGTGGAGATATTGGTGTTGTGATTGCTCAAAATGAAACAAGACGCCTTGGTATAAGTGATGTGCCTTTAAAGGTCAAATTCAAGAAGGCATTAatctga
- the LOC122605490 gene encoding kunitz trypsin inhibitor 5-like yields the protein MKRSLLFSHFLLIILTTQSIISFITTAATTEDFIYDIAGKKVDKNAPYYIGPVDWAKGGGVKLTKTKCPVHVIQDPKEVTKGDPFEFTLNAAKEQFLRTSYPLGISIKSAGKCKETSFLKINDVLSKPPANFLASGGLFNTAFSCFQVVKFPKPSSSNAKVQSYLLQHCPKVCGAGPIGCFNISTYVDNGTKYLATIGTPFEFVFKRA from the coding sequence ATGAAGCGATCACTATTATTTTCTCATTTCCTTCTCATCATTCTCACCACACAATCAATAATCTCCTTCATAACTACCGCAGCCACCACCGAGGATTTCATTTACGACATCGCTGGGAAAAAGGTCGACAAAAATGCTCCCTACTACATTGGTCCAGTGGACTGGGCTAAAGGAGGTGGAGTCAAGTTAACCAAGACCAAGTGTCCAGTCCATGTCATCCAGGACCCAAAAGAGGTCACCAAAGGCGACCCTTTCGAGTTCACACTCAATGCTGCTAAAGAACAATTTCTTCGCACATCATACCCTCTTGGTATCTCTATCAAGTCCGCGGGTAAATGCAAAGAAACATCATTTCTAAAGATAAATGATGTTCTGTCCAAACCACCCGCCAACTTTTTAGCAAGTGGAGGGCTCTTTAACACCGCTTTTTCATGTTTTCAAGTTGTGAAGTTTCCGAAGCCATCAAGTAGTAATGCCAAAGTGCAAAGCTACTTGCTTCAACATTGTCCAAAGGTTTGTGGTGCGGGTCCTATTGGTTGCTTTAACATTAGCACTTATGTTGATAATGGCACCAAATATCTTGCAACTATTGGCACTCCTTTCGAATTTGTGTTCAAGAGGGCGTAG
- the LOC122605230 gene encoding kunitz trypsin inhibitor 5-like, with product MKPSIFYYVLFLIFTITTQSIFNFTTTNAASAAEVVVKDSTGKKVLNDVRYHIAPVAKGGSFKLTDTIKNKKVCPFDVVHDPKDNLGGEFMFTMTYKRETYLKTSRALAIDSGVLKNNSCEKSTFWTINDYEAKAPDNLITTGGKFESEETCFKVLEYPKPTNAKVHSYMLQHCPSSCGDGPVISCFNISITSYKGVNRLSIVGGAPFEFVFHKIAK from the coding sequence ATGAAACCATCAATATTCTATTATGTCCTTTTCCTTATCTTCACTATCACCACACAATCAATCTTTAACTTTACCACAACAAATGCCGCATCAGCTGCTGAAGTCGTGGTAAAAGACTCGACCGGGAAAAAGGTCTTGAACGATGTTCGGTACCACATTGCTCCAGTCGCCAAGGGTGGCTCGTTCAAGTTAACCGATacgattaaaaacaaaaaagtttgtCCCTTCGATGTGGTTCACGACCCCAAGGATAACTTAGGTGGCGAGTTTATGTTCACCATGACTTATAAAAGGGAAACCTATCTCAAAACATCACGCGCTCTTGCTATTGATTCGGGTGTTTTGAAAAACAATTCGTGTGAAAAATCGACTTTTTGGACAATTAACGATTATGAAGCAAAGGCGCCTGATAACTTGATTACGACTGGAGGTAAATTCGAATCTGAAGAAACATGTTTCAAGGTTTTGGAGTATCCTAAGCCAACAAATGCTAAGGTGCATAGTTACATGCTCCAACATTGTCCATCATCCTGTGGAGACGGTCCTGTTATAAGTTGTTTTAACATAAGTATTACCTCATATAAAGGGGTCAATCGGCTTTCTATTGTTGGTGGTGCTCCTTTTGAGTTTGTCTTTCACAAGATTGCAAAGTAA
- the LOC122604861 gene encoding latex serine proteinase inhibitor-like — protein sequence MKPSIFSYVLFLLFALTTQSIFIFTTTNSASAAEVVVKDSTGKKVLNNVRYHVSPVAKGGSIKLTDTINKKKVCPFEVVHDPKDNVGGEFMFTMITDKEVKENYLKTERILGIDSGYPKGACTESTFWTINDAEAKGPPANLITTGGGFETEETCFQVVENPKPTSAKVHSYMLQHCPGFCGGPDKTCFNISLSSYQGVNRLSAVGATPFEFAFHKIAK from the coding sequence ATGAAACCATCAATATTCTCTTATGTGCTTTTCCTTCTCTTCGCTCTCACCACacaatcaatttttatttttaccaccaCAAATTCCGCGTCGGCTGCTGAAGTCGTAGTGAAAGACTCAACCGGGAAAAAGGTATTGAATAATGTTCGCTACCACGTTTCTCCCGTCGCCAAGGGTGGCTCGATCAAGCTAACGGACACAATCAACAAGAAGAAAGTTTGTCCCTTCGAAGTGGTCCACGACCCCAAGGATAACGTAGGTGGCGAGTTTATGTTCACCATGATTACCGATAAAGAAGTTAAGGAGAACTATCTCAAAACAGAACGAATTCTCGGTATTGACTCGGGTTATCCCAAGGGAGCATGCACCGAGTCTACATTTTGGACAATCAACGATGCGGAAGCAAAGGGGCCGCCAGCTAACTTGATTACGACTGGAGGTGGTTTCGAAACCGAAGAAACATGTTTTCAAGTTGTGGAGAATCCCAAACCAACAAGTGCAAAGGTGCATAGTTACATGCTTCAACATTGCCCCGGATTCTGCGGGGGTCCGGATAAAACATGCTTTAACATAAGCCTCTCCTCATATCAGGGCGTGAATCGTCTTTCTGCTGTTGGTGCTACTCCTTTTGAGTTTGCGTTTCACAAGATTGCAAAATAG